The following nucleotide sequence is from Pseudomonas sp. S09G 359.
TGCGGCCTGTGAGTGAGTGTACAGCGCTGTTAAGATCCGTCGCAGGTTCCCGTCAGAAAATCCCATGCCTTTGCCATTGATCTATCACGATGACTACAGCCCCGAGTTCCCGGCGGACCACCGGTTCCCCATGGACAAGTTTCGCCTGCTGCGCGACCACCTGGTAGACAGCGGCCTGACGCAAGAACGCCACTTGCTGCGCCCCGAGCTCTGCCCAGCGGAGATTCTGGCGCTGGCTCATGAACCTGGGTATATCGCCCGCTACATGAGTGGCGAACTGTCCCGCGAGGACCAACGCCGCCTCGGCCTGCCTTGGAGCGAGGCCCTGGCGCGGCGCACCGTGCGCGCGGTGGGCGGCTCGATCCTCGCGGCCGAGCAGGCGCTGGAACACGGGCTGGCCTGCCATCTCGCAGGCGGCACCCACCACGCCCACTACGACTACCCGGCGGGCTTTTGCATCTTCAACGACCTGGCGGTGATCAGCCGCTACCTGCTGGAAAGCGGGCGGGTCAACCGCGTGTTGATCTTCGACTGCGACGTGCACCAGGGCGACGGCACCGCGCGCATCCTCCACGACACGCCGGACGCCATCACCGTGTCGCTGCACTGCGAAAAGAACTTCCCCGCGCGCAAGGCCCAAAGCGACTGGGACATCCCGCTGCCCATGGGCATGGGCGATGCCGACTACCTCAAGGTGGTAGACGACGCCCTCAACTACCTGCTGCCGCTGTACCAGCCCGACCTGGTGCTGTACGACGCCGGCGTCGATGTGCACAAGGACGACGCCCTCGGTTACCTCAAGCTGACAGACGCAGGCGTTGCCGCCCGTGATGAAAGCGTGATGCGCCATTGCCTGGGCCGCGACATCCCGGTAATGGGCGTGATCGGCGGCGGCTACAGCAAGGACCGCCCTGCCCTGGCCCGCCGCCACGGCATCCTGCACCACAGTGCGCAACGGGTGTGGGCGTCATCAGGTTGTCATTGAAGTGTGGGCTTTACCCACAATGCCTGTGGAACCACCTGTGGATAACTTGAGCGTAAGGGTCTGAAAGCGTTTAGCCGTAAGGCCTGTAGGAAAGTGTACGTTTTTTGATCAGGCAGCCACGCCGTCGTCGGGTAGAATGTTCGGCCTATTAAATGACCGTAGCCCAACCATGCCCCAGACCCCTCCTCCACACGTCACTATTATCGGCGGCGGCCCAGCCGGGCTAATGGCCGCTGAAGTCTTGAGCCTGGCGGGCGTGCGGGTAGACCTGTATGACGGCATGCCCTCAGTGGGCCGCAAGTTCCTGCTGGCGGGCGTGGGCGGCATGAACATCACCCATTCCGAAGCCTACCCGGCGTTCCTGTCGCGCTACGCCGAACGCGCGCCGCAAATGGCGCCGTTGCTGCGTAGCTTTGGTGCCGAAGCATTGTGCGAATGGATCCATGGGTTGGGGATCGAGACCTTTATCGGTACCTCCGGTCGGGTGTTTCCTACCGACATGAAAGCCGCTCCCCTGTTGCGTGCCTGGCTCAAGCGCCTGCGCGACCAAGGCGTGGTTATCCACACCCGTCATCGATGGACCGGCTGGAATGCCGAGGGTGACTTACTTATCCACAGCCCGGAAGGCGAAATAACTATCCACAGTGATGCAGTACTGCTGGCTTTGGGTGGTGGCAGTTGGTCGCGCCTGGGCTCGGATGGCGCCTGGCTCAAGCTGCTGGAAGATAAAGGCGTGCCCTACGCCCGGCTGCAACCGAGTAACTGTGGCTTCGAGGTGTCGGCCTGGAGCGAACTGATGGTCAGCAAATTCGCCGGTGCGCCGTTGAAAAACGTCGCCATCGGGCTGGGCGACGACAAGCCCCGGCTCGGCGAATGCGTGGTCACCGCCCTCGGCATCGAAGGCAGCCTGATCTACGCGCTGTCGGCGCCGATTCGTGAGGCGATCAACCGCGATGGCGCCGCCACGGTGCATATCGACCTGTTGCCGAGCAAGCCGCTGGACAAGGTCCAGGCGGCACTGGCCAAGCCGCGTGGCTCGCGCTCGATGAGCAAGCATTTGCACAGCCAGTTGGGTTTGGATGGGGTCAAGGCTGCGTTGCTGCGCGAGCTGGCACCGGCGGAGCACTTCAATGATCCGGCGCAATTGGCGGTGGATATAAAGGCGCTGCCACTGACACTGGTGAAGACGCGGCCGATGGATGAGGCGATCAGCACCGCCGGCGGCGTGCCGTTTGAGGCGCTGGATGAGCGCTTGATGCTCAAGCAGTTGCCGGGAGTGTTCTGTGCGGGGGAGATGCTGGATTGGGAAGCGCCGACGGGGGGGTATTTGCTGACGGGGTGTTTTGCCAGTGGCAGGGCGGCTGGGCGGGGGTTGTTGGAGTGGCTTAAGGGCTGAGATTTTGTGGTGAATTCAAGGCCGCCATCGGGGGCAAACCCCCTCCCACAATTTTGACCGTGTGAACCCGATCAAATGTGGGAGGGGGCTTGCCCCCGATAGGGCCATCAGCCACACCAAAAAATCACTTCTTCTTACGCGGCCCAGTATTAAACACCGGCACCTTACGCACCGGCTTGATCGACGGCTCCACCGGCGCCGATTCCCCGCTGTCCACCCACTTACCGAGGTTGCGCTTACCGCCACCCCCGGATGTTTTAGGCTTCTTCGGCTTTTTCGGCTTCTTCACCACCTGCCCGCTGGCGTCGGTTTCCGGCACGCGGTGTTCCGGCTCGAAGTCCTGCTCCATGTGGCGGGTCAATGTCTGACGCGTCAGCATCTCAATGGCCGACAGCATGTTCACCTCATCGGCACACACCAGGGAAATCGCCTCACCGGTGTTACCCGCACGCCCGGTACGGCCGATACGGTGGATGTAGTCCTCGGCCACAATCGGCAGGTCAAAGTTGACTACCATCGGCAGGTCTTCGATATCCAGGCCACGGGCCGCCACGTCGGTGGCCACCAGGATCTGCACTTCGCTGCTCTTGAAGCGGTCCAGCGCGCGTTGGCGCGTGGCCTGGGGTTTGTCGCCATGGATGCCGTCGGCGTTGATGCCCAGGCCCTGCAACTTATCCACCAGCGCGTCCACGCCGTTACGGGTCTTGGCGAACACCAGCACCTGCTTCCAGCGGCCTTTGCGCATCAGGTGCACAAACAGCTCGGCCTTGCGCTTCTTGTCTACCGGCACCACCCATTGCTTCACGGTGTTGGCGGCGACGTTGCGCGGGCTGACTTCAATGCTCAGCGGGTCGTTGAGCATCTGCCCGGCCAGCACGCGGATGTCATCGGAGAAGGTCGCGGAGAACAGCAGGGTCTGACGCTTTTTCGGCAGCATGCGGTAGATGTTCGCCAGCTCTTCGGAAAAGCCCAGGTCGAGCATGCGGTCGGCTTCGTCGAGCACCAGGGTTTGCAGCTGGTTGAGTTTCAGCGCGTTCTGGCGGAACAGGTCGATCAGGCGGCCAGGGGTGGCGACCAGGATGTCGACACCCTTGCGCAGCTTCATCATCTGCGGGTTGATGCTCACGCCGCCGTACACCGCGTAGGTGGTCAACGGCAGGTGTTGGGCGTATTCGGCGACGCTGGCGTGAACCTGCTCGGCCAGCTCGCGGGTGGGGCACAGGATCAGCGCGCGCGCCGAGTTGGCGGCGACTTTCGGCCCTTCCATCGTCAGCAGTTGCAGCAGCGGCAGTGCGAAACCGGCAGTCTTGCCGGTGCCAGTCTGGGCCGCGGCCATCAGGTCGCGACCGGCCAGCACCGCCGGAATCGCTTGCGCCTGCACCGGCGTCGGGGTCTGGTAGCCAAGCGTCTCAAGGGCGCGCAGCAAGGGTTCGATCAGGCCAAGGGTGGCGAAAGTCATGTAGTTACCGTAGGGAAAATTCGGCGCACAGCGCGTAATGCGCGGCAGTTTACCTTATTTCCGGCTTGGGCTTGCGCCACTGGGGCAGGCTGATCAGCAGTACCGCGCTGATGATCACCAGCATCGCCAGGGATTCTTCCAGGCCGATGGTCTCGCCGATAAACACAATCCCCAGCAACACCGCCACCGCCGGGTTGACGTAGGCATAGCTGGTCGCCGCCGCCGGGCGTACGTGCTTGAGCAGGTACATATAGGCATTGAAGGCGATGATCGAGCCGAACACCGCCAGGTAGGCCAGGGCCAACCAACCTTCCAGCGGCGGCATCGCTTGCAGATGCTCACCGGTGAGCAGGCTGGCGAGCAACAGCGTGACACCGGCCACCAGCATTTCCGCCGCGCTGGCCATGGCGCCCGGCGGCAGCGGCAGGCGCCGGCTCCACACCGAGCCAAACGCCCACGAAGCCGCGGCGAACAGCAGCAACGCCGCGCCCATCGGGCTCGATTGCAAGGTGCTGCCCATATTCAACATGGCAATGCCGACCATGCCCAAAATAACCCCGGCCCATTCCAGCCGGGTATTGCGCGCGCCCCAGAAGTAGCCACACAGCAAGGTAAACAGCGGCACCGTCGCCACCGCCAGCGCCGCCACGCCGGACGACACCCCCGTATGCTCGGCCACACTCACCGCACCGTTACCGAAAGTCAGCAGCAAAATGCCGATCTTGGCTGCAGCCTTCCACTGCTCCCAGGTCGGCGCAGGGGCCCCACGCCAGCGCAAAAAGCCATACATCGCCGCACCCGCCAGCAAAAAGCGAATCCCGCCCAGCATCAGCGGCGGCCAGTACTCCACGCCGATGCGGATCACCAGGTAGGTGGACCCCCAAATCACATACAACGCAAAAAAGGCAGCGATCAACGGTAAGGGAAAACGACGTGGGCCAGGCATTGGGCGGCTCTAAGGCAGGTATAAGAGATGCTTATTCTAAAAAGACAGGTCCTTATACATAAGTTACAAAACCTGTTTAAACCGCCAGTACACTTTTCAAAGCATGGTTATGAGGGCTATAAACCGTTGTTTCGAAAGCCACGCGCTACTGGAGCCTTATCATGGACAAATACGACCGCATGCTCCTCAGCGCCCTGCTCGAAGACGGCCGCGCGTCCTATGCGCAACTGGCCCGCAAGGTAAACCTCTCCGCGCCCGCCGTGGCGGAACGCGTGGCCAAGCTGGAGGCCAGCGGGGTGATCACCGGGTACCAGGCCAAGGTGGATTTATCCAAAGTGGGGTTGCCGATCCAATGCGTGATTGAGTTGCGCCTGACCAACCATGGCAGCCAGAAAGTGTATGACGCCCTGGCGGAAATCCCCGAACTGACCGAATGCCATCGGGTAACCGGTGATCCATGCGTGATCATGCAAGCGGCGGTGGGCTCGATGCCGGAACTGGAGAACTTGATTAACCGGGTGGCGAAGTTTGGGTTCAGCAAGACGTCGATCATCTTGTCGAGCGCGATAGAACGGCGGGTGCCGTTGGGGCAGTTGGCGGGCAATGGGAAAAGTGCTGGCTGACCCACCGCCATCGGGGGCAAGCCCCCTCCCACAGTTTGAATGTGTTCACAGATCCAAATGTGGGAGGGGGCTTGCCCCCGATGGCGTCAGAGGCTTCACCGAGGATTCGAGCACCGAACAATCAAATCGACAATCTGCTCGATGGTCGTTATCTGATCCCAGTTTTCCTGAGTGGCTTGCAACTTGAACTGCCGTCTAATGCCCCCGTAGACGAACGAAAATCTGTTGGGTGCCTGCCTTTTTGTGGCGAGCGGGCTTGCCCGCGTTGGGCTGCGCAGCGGCCCCAATCAGGGCGCCGCGTTCTTTCAGTTAGAACACATTGTCAGGTTTTGGGGCTGCTACGCAGCCCAACGCGGGCAAGCCCGCTCGCCACAAACAGCCCGCTCAGCGGAAGATATCCACTCGATTCGGCGGCAGGCTCAGAACCCGCGATGCTTCTTCAGGTGCTCATTGATCTTCGCCGCCGGCACTTTCTGCAAGGTGCACAGCAGGTCGTGGGACAGCTCGCGCAGACCATGCGTTGCGCGCAGTTCCTGGGCCAGGTGCGCGGTGAGGTTGGCCGCCATTTCCGCATCCGCCATCGCCCGGTGGGCCTGGCCGGTGTGGGGCAGTTTTGCGAATGAATTCAACGTGCCGAGTTTATGGTTCGGCGCGGCCGGCATGAGGCGGCGGGCCAGCAGCAGGGAGCAGGCGAATTTCTGCAGGCGGGTGCGGCGGATCAGGCCGAGTTCGAAGTCCCAGAATTTTTGGTCGAACGCGGCGTTGTGCGCCAGCAGGGGCGTGGTGCCGACGAACTCGTTCACTTCGTTCATCACCCGCTCGGCCGGCGGTGCGGTGCGCAGCATGGCGTTGCTGATGCCGGTGAGTTGTTCGATAAAACCCGGCACGCGCACGCCAGTGTTCATCAGGCTCTGGTAGCGGTCCACGATCTGGCCACGTTCGAGGATGACCACGGCGATTTCGGTGGCGCGGCAGTGGCTGCTCGGGGTGATGCCGGTGGTTTCAAAGTCGATGACCGCTATACGTTCCAAACCTGTTCCAACTCCGTCTAACTGTTTATTAAGCCGCAGCGCTTTACTTGAGCAGCAACGCGCCTTCGATCGGCACGTAGCGGCTGGCGGCACGTATCAGCGAATTGGCGGTAAGACCCGGCACGCCATACGCCACGGCTTCGACGCCATGCTTGTGGATGATGCGGTCGAGCAGCATGTCGAAATCACCGTCGCCGGAGGCCAGCACCACTTCGTCGACGTTGGCCGCAGCGTCCATGATGTCGATGGTGATGCCCACGTCCCAGTCGCCCTTGGCTGAGCCGTCGCTGCGCTGGATATAGGGCTTGAGTTTTACCGTAAAGCCCAGGTTGCGCAGGATCTGCTGGAACTGCTGCTGCTTGCTGTCACCGCGATCGATGGCATACGCGTACGCCTCGACAATCTGCCCGCGCGCACTGATATCAGCCCACAGGGCGGCGTAGTTGAAGTGGCAGCCATAGGCTTGGCGAACGGTGTAGTAGAGGTTCTGAACATCGGCGAACACTGCAATTTTCTTCACCGCACTTCCTCATGACAGCCAGGCGCCTGGGCCCGGAAAGGGTGCCAGTATGCCAGCCGCCAGGGAGTTTCCGGGAAAAATCAGACCGGGGCGACGAAGCGCCCCGGGCCGGGTGGGGTTAGACGAAGGAATCGTCGTCGCCGAAGGAAGAGGAATCGTCGGAATAGTCGCTGTCGGCGAAGCTGTCCGAGTTGTTGCTGCCCCAGTTGTCATTGCCGGCAAATTTCTG
It contains:
- a CDS encoding NYN domain-containing protein: MKKIAVFADVQNLYYTVRQAYGCHFNYAALWADISARGQIVEAYAYAIDRGDSKQQQFQQILRNLGFTVKLKPYIQRSDGSAKGDWDVGITIDIMDAAANVDEVVLASGDGDFDMLLDRIIHKHGVEAVAYGVPGLTANSLIRAASRYVPIEGALLLK
- a CDS encoding Lrp/AsnC family transcriptional regulator; protein product: MDKYDRMLLSALLEDGRASYAQLARKVNLSAPAVAERVAKLEASGVITGYQAKVDLSKVGLPIQCVIELRLTNHGSQKVYDALAEIPELTECHRVTGDPCVIMQAAVGSMPELENLINRVAKFGFSKTSIILSSAIERRVPLGQLAGNGKSAG
- a CDS encoding TIGR03862 family flavoprotein, whose translation is MPQTPPPHVTIIGGGPAGLMAAEVLSLAGVRVDLYDGMPSVGRKFLLAGVGGMNITHSEAYPAFLSRYAERAPQMAPLLRSFGAEALCEWIHGLGIETFIGTSGRVFPTDMKAAPLLRAWLKRLRDQGVVIHTRHRWTGWNAEGDLLIHSPEGEITIHSDAVLLALGGGSWSRLGSDGAWLKLLEDKGVPYARLQPSNCGFEVSAWSELMVSKFAGAPLKNVAIGLGDDKPRLGECVVTALGIEGSLIYALSAPIREAINRDGAATVHIDLLPSKPLDKVQAALAKPRGSRSMSKHLHSQLGLDGVKAALLRELAPAEHFNDPAQLAVDIKALPLTLVKTRPMDEAISTAGGVPFEALDERLMLKQLPGVFCAGEMLDWEAPTGGYLLTGCFASGRAAGRGLLEWLKG
- a CDS encoding histone deacetylase, encoding MPLPLIYHDDYSPEFPADHRFPMDKFRLLRDHLVDSGLTQERHLLRPELCPAEILALAHEPGYIARYMSGELSREDQRRLGLPWSEALARRTVRAVGGSILAAEQALEHGLACHLAGGTHHAHYDYPAGFCIFNDLAVISRYLLESGRVNRVLIFDCDVHQGDGTARILHDTPDAITVSLHCEKNFPARKAQSDWDIPLPMGMGDADYLKVVDDALNYLLPLYQPDLVLYDAGVDVHKDDALGYLKLTDAGVAARDESVMRHCLGRDIPVMGVIGGGYSKDRPALARRHGILHHSAQRVWASSGCH
- a CDS encoding PolC-type DNA polymerase III; protein product: MERIAVIDFETTGITPSSHCRATEIAVVILERGQIVDRYQSLMNTGVRVPGFIEQLTGISNAMLRTAPPAERVMNEVNEFVGTTPLLAHNAAFDQKFWDFELGLIRRTRLQKFACSLLLARRLMPAAPNHKLGTLNSFAKLPHTGQAHRAMADAEMAANLTAHLAQELRATHGLRELSHDLLCTLQKVPAAKINEHLKKHRGF
- the yedA gene encoding drug/metabolite exporter YedA, whose protein sequence is MPGPRRFPLPLIAAFFALYVIWGSTYLVIRIGVEYWPPLMLGGIRFLLAGAAMYGFLRWRGAPAPTWEQWKAAAKIGILLLTFGNGAVSVAEHTGVSSGVAALAVATVPLFTLLCGYFWGARNTRLEWAGVILGMVGIAMLNMGSTLQSSPMGAALLLFAAASWAFGSVWSRRLPLPPGAMASAAEMLVAGVTLLLASLLTGEHLQAMPPLEGWLALAYLAVFGSIIAFNAYMYLLKHVRPAAATSYAYVNPAVAVLLGIVFIGETIGLEESLAMLVIISAVLLISLPQWRKPKPEIR
- a CDS encoding DEAD/DEAH box helicase produces the protein MTFATLGLIEPLLRALETLGYQTPTPVQAQAIPAVLAGRDLMAAAQTGTGKTAGFALPLLQLLTMEGPKVAANSARALILCPTRELAEQVHASVAEYAQHLPLTTYAVYGGVSINPQMMKLRKGVDILVATPGRLIDLFRQNALKLNQLQTLVLDEADRMLDLGFSEELANIYRMLPKKRQTLLFSATFSDDIRVLAGQMLNDPLSIEVSPRNVAANTVKQWVVPVDKKRKAELFVHLMRKGRWKQVLVFAKTRNGVDALVDKLQGLGINADGIHGDKPQATRQRALDRFKSSEVQILVATDVAARGLDIEDLPMVVNFDLPIVAEDYIHRIGRTGRAGNTGEAISLVCADEVNMLSAIEMLTRQTLTRHMEQDFEPEHRVPETDASGQVVKKPKKPKKPKTSGGGGKRNLGKWVDSGESAPVEPSIKPVRKVPVFNTGPRKKK